A part of Candidatus Thorarchaeota archaeon genomic DNA contains:
- a CDS encoding nitroreductase family protein produces MTLEDNDTIKIIKGRRAIRDYDTEKGLPDEILYRIIEAGTYAPSAENQQPWRLIIVRAP; encoded by the coding sequence ATAACGTTGGAGGACAATGATACCATCAAAATCATCAAAGGTAGGCGCGCAATTCGGGACTATGATACCGAAAAGGGCCTTCCGGACGAAATTCTTTATCGGATTATAGAAGCCGGGACCTATGCACCAAGTGCTGAGAACCAGCAACCATGGCGTCTGATAATCGTTCGCGCTCC